The window GGTTTAAGTGGTGGAATCtgtatttttatccttttatggTAAGACCTGTCATAACTGGGCTATTCAGGATTTTACAAGGTTACCAAGTCATTGTGTAATTGACAACATTTTCAAAGTCTTTCAATTTAAAGCTCACATAAGCTCCATCTCTGTATATGAATGTAGCTTATGTTCAATTTATAAACTGCATGCACTTGTTTGGGCAGGAGTGACATAATGGATTGCTAAGAATTGGACTGCATATGGAGTATGCTTGTTGTAGGGATACACATATAGACAGGAGGGGCTAAGTAAACTTTTGCCTTCCTACCCTATCAATCTCTGCTACAAGGTCAGAAAATGTGGTGTGCACGTCTTTTCAGCTACCACTCTCAAGAAATCCATCTGTATTTAAATAAGCCAGCCATGTAATAAGGTCCAACATATAATTTATTGCAATTTAAGTACAAAGCAGAGGGTCACTCCTGATCATCATCTGGTAACACCAAGTTGCTTGGATCGTAGTAGTTTATAGGGATGAGAGGAAGACCCTGCGCTTCCCTTAGTTTCACAAGACGCTCAGCCTCTTTACGAGCCCAAATGCTTGACCTGCCAGAAGAGAAGAGACAGCAAAGTGATTAACAGAACcctgggcagatataaaataaaaaagcagtctTAAGTTATTCTACGGCAGGGTCTCTTCTACTTAATATGATTACAGGGCCTGTAATGGATTGCACAATGTGTCTACATAACCCCCTTCCCAGACTCTTCTACTAGGTGACTCTAATAGCTTAGTTTTACTATACATGGACAGCTGAAAATCATAAGAATGTGATTGTATAAACAGCAATGTGCAATCAAAACCTGGATTTGCAGTTACTGACAACATAATCAAATATCTGACACAACAACTCAATTTCCAGTTCAAAAATGCAGTTTCAATTTTCACCTCCAGTTGTACTCCTATTGTAGGATACCCTGGAATCAGCTCCCCCACCAATCTTATACTTCCCTGTATCAAATCACAAACAGCTGCGAAAGGAAAGTGGATTTTAAAGCTTCTTGCTGAATCAAGGATGGGAAGTATAAAAATAGTGGGAGCTAGGCAGCCTATGGACCTGTGATCATCTATTACAAACTTCTCTTCCATGACAGGCTTTAACTCCCAGTAGGCAAagcaaatttttcagtttttcactaGCACATTATTACCTTTCTTCtccatatatataattttgtttcttttttaattatcttcAATATTATCATAAAGGGGCAACAAGTCTGGATTTGCATTATACACAGCAGGTGACCAGCTCCTatcaacctccctagcggtaaccccgagactgacttggggtagaaaaaagttgctacaagtggtaaccctgagtcccTCTCGGGGTTGGAaaacctagggaaggttagtaaaaagagcgcttacctgatccgccagggtcccgcgccatccagcgccgcgatctccgtcttctttcttcttcctgcttctgcatccgatgagtcaccgggggagttcccggtgacgttggtgcgtgtgtacgttccGGCTgggtggggtgggaaattcaaaatccatttgtattgcattcaatgcaatacattggatatttatgtgtaaaagcagtacattgttttcaagaacatttattttacagtatatatattagtatgagtataatgtgtgttttttttttttttaaataaatttttttttctttttaaatatatcgattttttaatttattcaatttattgtttttaaatgattttgggtttcaaactttattatactcatactaatatattatactgtaaaataaattttcatgaaaaacaatgtaccgcttttagacatataaaaccgaaaagaaatgaaccgctagggaggttaaggagaAATCAGGCGGTCTAAATAGATGCAACCAGGAGCCCGATGTTAATGCAAACACATCAGACCGGTGTTTTTGGGCCACGTGGGAGTCTCTGTTTATGTATTTAAACCAAGCAAGACCACAGCTGCCCTATTGATACTTTTGCAGCTCAATATTTCAGAAATGACTCTTTCTCTGGGATAAAGACTTAAAGCTGTACCTGATTTTCTCATAGTATCAGATTCTTGCAATTCCCCTGTACTGCAGAGTTCAGACTGGAAAAGGTAGAAGCAGCACAGTCATTTGTGCAGTAGTACTGATAAAAGAGATGCTGATAGTCATTTTCTTAGTCTTTTAAAATACTACCTATATTAAATGAATCTGTCTATTATTCGTTGAACTGCAGAATTGGGGACTGCAGAGATTGAGGGACTGTGCTCCATAAAATGGGCCTAAATATGGAAGGGAGCTCAGAAGTGTAGTGCTGCTCATTCACTGTTTGAAGAGTGAGTGAGTTATACATGGTACAGCAGGGCTGCAAAAGTGAATAGTGGTTTCACCAGTCATACAGATGTGTAAATTAAAGGAGGGGCTAAACAAAATCAGTAATTTTTTGATATAACTATTTAAATATCTATACACAATTGTGTGTCTACCTGGAGCTATGCCTTAAACTAAGATAGAGATTACTTTTAGGTGGATGAGTGATAAGAGAGAATGGGACTAGGAATCAAGTGGAGTGACAGGAAACGTCTTGTTTCTCCATGCGTGGTTGCATTCCAATTTGAGTGAGAAAAATCACTAAACAGGTCTGCTATTTCTGGCAGATGCTGACACTCATTAAGCATATTAACAACGTCCTCACTTCCTATCTGAGCCTCAGCCATATCATGTAAAACTCCCACAGAGACTGAAAAAAAAGCTGGAGCCACTATACCCCCACCTGGCATCCTCATTCCCTGGAATCCAGAAGCTGCATTGAACGTCAGCCTGGACAGAGAATACATAGGACACAGATATGGGTATTTGTTTTCGAGGTGAATCCCATAGACATGGTGGTAGTAGACGGTTGAAGGCGGCAACTCCAAACAACATTGGTGATTAAGTGATGAGAAGTTCATAAAAATCACTTACTCATGTCTGAACTCTGCATTGTTTTAAAGAGGCTTCTCTGAAAGTaatttaaatccaagaacaaaaaagaaaatgctgtagcttttttagatgtggtggctgcattcactTTCTAATTTCATTCTTTCTTCATTTTCACCCCATGATACTGTCAGTAACATACCTCTCATCCTAGGGGAACATCATTCACTCTGTACAGTATCTTCGATAAAGTTACCCTGGAATTAGGCATTCCATACTCTAGTCTATAAGATTGCAAAGGGCAAGTTACAGAATACAAACATATGTAACCAAATGCTTTCATTGGGATATTTAGGAGACCCAAGAGTAGTGAATAAAATCAGTGTTAGTTTTTACAACTCAACTTCACTCACAAATAGGTCGTAAATTAAAAGATTTAGGggcattatttgttttatgtggttttacGGACAGAAAATAAGGAAACCCACTGCCATTTCTAACACGCTTTTATAGATCCAGGGCTGTCAATCTAGTCCATGACTCAGTAGGTTAGTGACAGGTCAGGAGTCCTGGTGCTTATCTCAGGTCACTGACTCCAAGTACAGAAGGTGTTTTAGTATGAATTAATTCAGGTGCCTGTGGTGTCGTTTAAGTTTCAGTCAGCAGAAGAATTAGATACCTTTTCACATCTTTTACTCCACCTATTTATTACCTGCTTTAAAATTTCAGTTGTTAAAACAGTTCAAGCTAAAATCTGCACACAAAAGTGAATGCACCGATCCTCCATTATTGGATGCTTCATTcaaaaaagcaaaaccaaaaacCTAAGAGTTGACTTGGAAGTGTACTTGCCAAAAACTGATGCCCACTGCTATAGAAGGAGTATACTAATGTAGGACTTAACTGCAGAAGGTCGAGAAGACTGGTATATTTACCAGGTGTGGCACTACCACAGAAAACTTATTGGTGGAGAAGGTCTACAGGTGTGTGCAATGGAGATGACTGGTTTTTGCACACTGCTGAATGTGCACAGAAGGGACTGTCTCAAAGACAAGACTCTTCAGCTCTGAACTTTCAGCCACTCATGTCAGAACAGAGCCACAACTGATGCCAGCTACACTGCTGTTTTTCTCTAGCccagcattaaaataataatgatcttTCCTCATTAGAACTCTCCCGCAGGAAGGAGCAAAGCTTGGCTGCACCAGGACTGCGTCCAGTCCTCACCTGCACAAATCACATCATAATACTTTTTTAAGACTAGGCAGAACTCCAGACGTCTGCTCCAATAGTGCATCCAATAGTGACCCTACATCTGTACCTTTATCCCAGTTAACAGACCCAGGTCCAGTAGTCTCCATAACAAGCAATAAGGGGCTATATATAGTCATGCCTCAGCTATGCTGGTCCACAGGGGGTTTGCTCCAAATACACTCGTTCCTCACCCCAAGTCAAGCTTTTTGTTTCCGTCAATCCAGCAGCGACAAGCTACGAGAAGCATTATGTGCAGGTTTCTGTCAAGTGAAGACTTATAGCTGTAATATATTCTCCCCCTCAGAGATGAATAGGTGATGGCAATAGGAGTGTTGAGGGAACAGAGATGCAGCACCAGCAGTTTACTGTATTAGGAGGGCAGGGAGGCGGAGGGGATGGGAAGAGGTTACACACAACACAAATGGGAAGGGAAATTAACACATTTCAATGCAGATACACAGGATGCCTTACCTCGGATCAGGCAGGTAATACACAAATATAGTTCCAAACACAATGCAGAGTGTTACGCCAAACAGAAAGACAGTACGTGCATTCCACAGGTCAGCTTCAGGGTCATCACTGAAACCGAATGAATCTGGgttctagccaaaaaaaaaaaaaaaaattatttaaacacttattaaatatcttaaaaagcaatgtaattgtaatatagatatatatttatatgtttattatcaaAAGCTGTATGAGGGtggcagaaaaaaatgacattatatatatatatatatatatatatatatatatatatatataatttttttttacaaataccttACAACATAACTAGGCATTATTCTGAAAATAACGGTTAGGATTGTCTCTGGATTCACAATTAGTTCAGTGTTTGAAGTAGACAAAAAGTAAGCTCTTGGGGTCGGCGGTGCCTCCGCCTTA is drawn from Pyxicephalus adspersus chromosome Z, UCB_Pads_2.0, whole genome shotgun sequence and contains these coding sequences:
- the NDUFB11 gene encoding NADH dehydrogenase [ubiquinone] 1 beta subcomplex subunit 11, mitochondrial isoform X2; the protein is MAMSLCVRALRLTRAARPLLLNRAAVLTQSVHTAPRQPAASSSVTSEHTEQHLGPEEEHEEEVHNMYLKNPDSFGFSDDPEADLWNARTVFLFGVTLCIVFGTIFVYYLPDPRLEYGMPNSRVTLSKILYRVNDVPLG
- the NDUFB11 gene encoding NADH dehydrogenase [ubiquinone] 1 beta subcomplex subunit 11, mitochondrial isoform X1 encodes the protein MAMSLCVRALRLTRAARPLLLNRAAVLTQSVHTAPRQPAASSSVTSEHTEQHLGPEEEHEEEVHNMYLKNPDSFGFSDDPEADLWNARTVFLFGVTLCIVFGTIFVYYLPDPRSSIWARKEAERLVKLREAQGLPLIPINYYDPSNLVLPDDDQE